A window of the Mus pahari chromosome 1, PAHARI_EIJ_v1.1, whole genome shotgun sequence genome harbors these coding sequences:
- the Emp3 gene encoding epithelial membrane protein 3, whose amino-acid sequence MSLLLLVVSALHILILVLLFVATLDKSWWTLPDKESLNLWYDCTWNTTTQTWACSNVSENGWLKAVQALMVLSLILCCLSFILFMLQLYTMRRGGLFYATGLCQLCTSAAVFSGALIYAIHAEEILAKHPSGGSFGYCFALAWVAFPLALVSGIVYIHLRKRE is encoded by the exons ATGTCACTCCTCCTGTTGGTGGTCTCTGCCCTCCACATCCTCATTCTTGTCTTGCTTTTTGTGGCCACTTTGGACAAG TCCTGGTGGACTCTCCCAGACAAAGAGTCCCTGAACCTGTGGTATGACTGCACGTGGAACACCACCACTCAAACGTGGGCCTGCAGTAACGTCAGTGAGAACG GCTGGCTGAAGGCAGTGCAGGCGCTCATGGTGCTGTCTCTCATCCTCTGCTGCCTGTCCTTCATCCTCTTCATGCTCCAACTCTACACCATGCGGCGAGGAGGGCTCTTCTACGCCACCGGCCTCTGCCAGCTTTGCACCA GTGCAGCTGTGTTCTCCGGGGCACTCATCTATGCCATCCACGCCGAGGAAATCCTGGCAAAGCACCCAAGTGGGGGCAGCTTCGGTTACTGCTTTGCCCTGGCCTGGGTGGCTTTCCCACTTGCTCTGGTCAGCGGCATTGTCTACATCCACCTGCGAAAACGTGAATGA